A portion of the Streptomyces erythrochromogenes genome contains these proteins:
- a CDS encoding aldo/keto reductase, with product MERRSIGAGALSVGAVGLGCMPMSWAYAPSRRRGHESLAAVHAALDLGSNLLDTADVYGPFTNELLLGRVLRERRSDAFVSAKVGLRAGDQHVVADGRPGYLRRACDASLRRLRTDVIDLYQLHRVDPEVPVEETWGAMAELVSAGKVRALGFCALGAGAGPGAGRRGDRGYRTTLRHLERLQQVFPVSAVQAELSVWSPEAAGQLLPWCAARGVGFLAAMPLGSGFLTGTLTPGEGFESQDVRARHPRFTAEAMASNQVLVAGLRRVARRHGPEVTVAQVALAWVLAQGPQVVPVPGADRAHWAVENARAAQLRLAAADLAEIADLPVDVGAWD from the coding sequence GTGGAGCGCAGGTCGATCGGGGCAGGGGCGCTGAGCGTGGGCGCCGTCGGCCTCGGCTGTATGCCGATGAGCTGGGCGTACGCGCCTTCTCGGCGGCGGGGGCACGAGTCGCTGGCCGCCGTGCACGCGGCGCTGGACCTGGGGTCGAACCTGCTGGACACGGCCGATGTGTACGGCCCGTTCACCAACGAGCTGCTGCTGGGGCGGGTGCTGCGGGAGCGGCGGTCCGACGCTTTCGTGTCGGCCAAGGTCGGGCTGCGGGCCGGCGACCAGCACGTGGTGGCCGACGGGAGGCCCGGATACCTGCGGCGGGCGTGCGACGCCTCGCTGCGGCGGCTGCGCACGGACGTCATAGACCTCTACCAGCTGCACCGGGTGGACCCGGAGGTTCCGGTGGAGGAGACCTGGGGGGCCATGGCGGAGCTGGTGAGCGCGGGGAAGGTGCGGGCGCTCGGCTTCTGCGCGCTGGGGGCCGGGGCCGGCCCGGGGGCCGGGCGGCGCGGTGACCGCGGGTACCGGACGACGCTGCGGCACCTGGAGCGGCTGCAGCAGGTCTTCCCGGTGAGCGCGGTGCAGGCGGAGCTGTCGGTGTGGTCGCCGGAGGCGGCGGGGCAGCTGCTGCCGTGGTGCGCTGCGCGCGGGGTGGGGTTCCTGGCGGCTATGCCTCTGGGCAGCGGTTTCCTGACGGGGACGCTCACACCGGGCGAGGGCTTCGAGTCGCAGGACGTCCGGGCCCGGCACCCGCGGTTCACGGCGGAGGCGATGGCCTCGAACCAGGTGCTGGTGGCGGGGCTGCGGCGGGTGGCGCGGCGGCACGGGCCCGAGGTCACGGTCGCGCAGGTGGCCCTGGCCTGGGTGCTGGCCCAGGGGCCGCAGGTGGTGCCGGTGCCCGGCGCGGACCGGGCGCACTGGGCCGTGGAGAACGCGCGGGCGGCGCAGCTGCGCCTCGCGGCCGCGGACCTGGCCGAGATCGCGGACCTTCCGGTCGACGTGGGAGCCTGGGACTGA
- a CDS encoding PQQ-dependent sugar dehydrogenase produces MRYGSSPGQVGCEGPGGRRRSVLAAVALAGCGALLVTGCSPEGAPDTGRGGSPPGATAAQSGSPGPSRSGAASPPAPGPPAKGAVTVTGEAAKDLESPWGVAPLPGGDLLVASRDKGTISRVAAGSGAVTQIGEVPGVDPGGEGGLLGLALSPDFASDRLVYVYFTTASDNRIARLRYDEQRPPGQQLGAPDTVFRGIPKGLIHNGGRIAFGPDKMLYAGTGETGVTGLAQDRKSLGGKILRMTPDGDPVHGNPEADSVVYSYGHRNVQGLAWDKDKRLWAAEFGQNTWDELNLIEPGANYGWPEAEGKAGKPGLRDPVAVWRTDEASPSGIAWAEGSVWMAGLKGARLWRIPLSGTEPVAEPEAFLQDEYGRLRTVIALGGDRLLLVTSETDGRGSPEAGDDRILTLTVR; encoded by the coding sequence ATGCGATACGGAAGTTCTCCCGGGCAGGTGGGGTGCGAGGGGCCCGGCGGGCGGCGCCGGAGCGTGCTGGCGGCGGTCGCGCTGGCCGGGTGCGGTGCGCTGCTGGTGACGGGGTGCTCCCCGGAGGGCGCCCCGGACACCGGGCGGGGCGGTTCCCCACCGGGTGCGACGGCGGCGCAGTCCGGGTCGCCGGGCCCTTCGCGGAGCGGGGCCGCCTCACCGCCGGCGCCCGGACCGCCCGCGAAAGGGGCGGTGACGGTAACCGGTGAGGCCGCCAAGGACCTGGAGTCGCCCTGGGGCGTGGCCCCGCTGCCGGGAGGTGACCTGCTGGTCGCCTCCCGGGACAAGGGGACGATCAGCCGGGTCGCGGCCGGGTCGGGCGCGGTGACGCAGATCGGCGAGGTTCCGGGCGTGGACCCGGGCGGCGAGGGCGGCCTGCTGGGCCTCGCGCTGTCGCCCGACTTCGCCTCGGACCGCCTGGTGTACGTCTATTTCACGACCGCGTCCGACAACCGGATCGCACGGCTGCGCTATGACGAGCAGAGACCTCCCGGGCAGCAACTGGGCGCGCCGGACACCGTGTTCCGGGGGATCCCCAAGGGGCTGATCCACAACGGCGGGCGGATCGCCTTCGGCCCGGACAAGATGCTGTACGCGGGGACGGGAGAGACGGGTGTCACCGGTCTCGCGCAGGACAGGAAGTCGCTCGGCGGCAAGATCCTGCGGATGACTCCGGACGGGGATCCGGTGCACGGCAATCCGGAGGCCGATTCGGTCGTCTACTCCTACGGGCACCGCAATGTGCAGGGCCTCGCCTGGGACAAGGACAAACGGCTGTGGGCGGCCGAGTTCGGCCAGAACACCTGGGACGAACTCAATCTGATCGAGCCCGGTGCGAACTACGGCTGGCCCGAGGCCGAGGGGAAGGCGGGCAAGCCGGGCCTGCGGGATCCGGTGGCCGTGTGGCGGACCGACGAGGCCTCGCCGAGCGGGATCGCCTGGGCGGAGGGGTCGGTGTGGATGGCCGGGCTGAAGGGCGCGCGGCTGTGGCGGATCCCGTTGTCCGGGACGGAGCCGGTCGCCGAGCCCGAGGCCTTCCTGCAGGACGAGTACGGCCGGCTGCGGACGGTGATCGCTCTCGGAGGCGACCGGCTGCTGCTGGTCACGAGCGAGACGGACGGGCGCGGGTCGCCGGAGGCGGGCGACGACAGGATCCTGACCCTGACAGTGCGGTGA
- a CDS encoding DUF6191 domain-containing protein: protein MDTVFNMIEELFNPGRKHTNDEKKRLELSRTDVGDNDPGRGPIDLDSGRVLIRVDEEPADDH from the coding sequence GTGGACACGGTGTTCAACATGATCGAGGAGCTGTTCAACCCGGGACGCAAGCACACGAACGACGAGAAGAAGCGGCTGGAGCTGTCCCGGACCGACGTGGGCGACAACGATCCGGGACGGGGCCCGATAGACCTCGACTCCGGCAGGGTGCTCATACGCGTGGACGAGGAGCCCGCGGACGATCACTGA
- a CDS encoding helix-turn-helix transcriptional regulator, with product MLGGVETRSVSPVFVGRADELAALTDALARAADREPQALLIGGEAGVGKTRLTEEFLCEADRLGAVVAVGGCVEIGAEGLPFAPFSTALRTLHRLLPEELAAAAAGQEDELARILPELGDTPRGPHDEESTARLFELTARMLERLAADRTVVLVLEDLHWADTSTRHLLSYLFRTLGSGRLVVVATYRSDDVHRRHPLRPLLAELDRLRTVRKIELSRFNRAEVRRQLAGILAAQPDEDFVDTVFDRSDGNAFFVEELVASRESGCRTGLTESLRDLLLVRVEVLPDETQRLVRIVAEGGSTVEYPLLRAVAGLTEDELIEALRAAVGANILLATPEGDGYRFRHSLVREAVSDDLLPGERARVNRRYAEAVEADAHLIRAEERVIRLASYWYTANDPAKALPAVLAASVAARRRHAYSEQLNLLERALDLWDSAPEEVREDLRPADYADVYPPCGCDPATTPLQRLDLLAEATVAARYGGERERALKITKTALRLLEEHADPLRAAWFWTERSRLIASLGRGDGWEEIARAQDLVRGLPPSQVHAEVLVRAASWGMLHKPGPGNLAAAERAVEYARMVGAAETELNARITVGALLTDAGDGPGGLAEMHAVRERAAELGLALLAGRAHINLTSQLESLGRSHEAVELCEQGAELARRSRLLDTEAWVFGNMAESLYSLGRWDEAAEAARRTLLVGQSAAPRGSASARLGYLALARGELTEATHQLAAAHTHFGTHETQPQHRIPLHRLAIGIAAGEGRITDVRTETAAAVDHGFPLGQHRYAWPLLLASASAEADARGLPAAEAGRAAALAVLRTAARTLATPVPVWTAHAEYLRAELLRAEARDTVADWTAVEESVRALERPYLLARARYRLAEALLAAGDREHAAVLLREAHATADRIGSRRLREDLALLSRRARIPLTADDTPPEAPEPEPDPAEALGLTSREQDVLRLVAAGSTNRRIAEELFISPKTASVHVSNILAKLGVAGRGEAAALAHRLRLFSPPGPVGPPGTGRVSDRPRAPRPRV from the coding sequence ATGCTCGGCGGCGTGGAGACCAGATCTGTCAGCCCGGTGTTCGTCGGCCGCGCCGACGAACTGGCCGCACTCACCGACGCACTGGCCCGCGCAGCGGACCGGGAACCGCAGGCCCTGCTCATCGGAGGAGAGGCCGGGGTCGGCAAGACCCGCCTCACCGAGGAGTTCCTCTGCGAGGCGGACCGGCTGGGAGCCGTCGTCGCCGTCGGCGGCTGTGTGGAGATAGGGGCGGAGGGACTTCCCTTCGCCCCGTTCTCGACGGCACTGCGCACCCTGCACCGGCTGCTCCCCGAGGAGCTGGCCGCCGCGGCCGCGGGCCAGGAGGACGAACTCGCCCGGATCCTCCCCGAACTCGGCGACACTCCCAGGGGCCCGCACGACGAGGAGAGCACCGCCCGGCTCTTCGAACTCACGGCCCGGATGCTGGAGCGGCTCGCCGCCGACCGCACCGTCGTCCTCGTCCTGGAGGACCTGCACTGGGCGGACACCTCCACCCGGCACCTGCTGTCCTACCTCTTCCGCACCCTCGGCAGCGGCCGGCTCGTCGTCGTCGCCACCTACCGCTCGGACGACGTCCACCGCCGCCACCCGCTGCGTCCGCTCCTCGCCGAACTCGACCGGCTCCGCACCGTCCGGAAGATCGAGCTGTCCCGCTTCAACCGGGCGGAGGTCCGCCGCCAGCTCGCCGGCATCCTCGCCGCGCAGCCCGACGAGGACTTCGTGGACACCGTCTTCGACCGGTCCGACGGCAACGCCTTCTTCGTCGAGGAACTCGTCGCCTCCCGGGAGAGCGGCTGCCGCACCGGACTGACGGAATCCCTGCGCGACCTCCTGCTCGTCCGCGTCGAGGTCCTCCCCGACGAGACCCAGCGCCTGGTGCGCATCGTCGCCGAGGGCGGCTCCACCGTGGAGTACCCGCTGCTGCGCGCCGTCGCCGGTCTCACCGAGGACGAACTCATCGAGGCCCTGAGGGCCGCGGTCGGAGCCAACATCCTGCTCGCCACCCCCGAGGGCGATGGCTACCGCTTCCGGCACTCGCTGGTCCGCGAGGCCGTCAGCGACGACCTGCTGCCCGGCGAGCGCGCCCGTGTCAACCGCCGCTACGCCGAGGCGGTGGAGGCCGACGCCCATCTGATCCGCGCCGAGGAGCGGGTCATCCGGCTGGCCAGCTACTGGTACACCGCGAACGACCCCGCCAAGGCACTGCCCGCCGTACTGGCCGCCTCGGTCGCGGCCCGCCGCCGCCACGCCTACTCCGAGCAGCTGAACCTGCTGGAGCGGGCGCTGGACCTGTGGGACAGCGCCCCCGAGGAGGTCCGCGAGGACCTTCGCCCGGCCGACTACGCCGACGTGTACCCGCCCTGCGGATGCGACCCGGCCACCACCCCGCTCCAGCGCCTCGACCTGCTGGCCGAGGCGACCGTCGCGGCGCGCTACGGAGGGGAACGCGAACGCGCCCTGAAGATCACGAAGACGGCGCTGCGCCTGCTGGAGGAGCACGCCGACCCGCTGCGCGCCGCGTGGTTCTGGACCGAACGCTCCCGCCTGATCGCCTCCCTCGGCCGCGGCGACGGCTGGGAGGAGATAGCCAGGGCCCAGGACCTCGTCCGGGGGCTGCCCCCGTCCCAGGTGCACGCCGAGGTCCTGGTCCGGGCCGCGAGCTGGGGCATGCTCCACAAGCCGGGACCGGGCAACCTCGCCGCCGCCGAACGCGCCGTCGAGTACGCGCGGATGGTCGGTGCGGCCGAGACCGAGCTCAACGCCCGGATCACGGTCGGCGCGCTCCTCACCGACGCCGGCGACGGCCCCGGGGGCCTCGCCGAGATGCACGCGGTCCGGGAACGGGCCGCGGAGCTCGGGCTGGCACTGCTGGCAGGACGTGCGCATATCAATCTCACCTCTCAGCTGGAAAGCCTGGGACGGTCCCACGAGGCCGTGGAACTGTGCGAACAGGGGGCCGAACTGGCCCGGAGGTCCCGGTTGCTGGACACCGAGGCCTGGGTCTTCGGGAACATGGCCGAGAGCCTCTACAGCCTCGGCCGCTGGGACGAGGCCGCCGAAGCGGCCCGGCGCACCCTGCTGGTCGGCCAGAGCGCGGCCCCGCGCGGCTCCGCCTCCGCGCGGCTCGGCTACCTCGCCCTGGCCCGGGGCGAGTTGACCGAGGCGACCCACCAGCTCGCCGCCGCCCACACCCACTTCGGCACGCACGAGACCCAGCCCCAGCACCGGATCCCGCTCCACCGCCTGGCGATCGGGATCGCCGCGGGGGAGGGGCGGATCACCGACGTCCGCACCGAGACGGCCGCCGCAGTGGACCACGGCTTCCCGCTCGGGCAGCACCGCTACGCCTGGCCCCTGCTGCTCGCGTCCGCCTCCGCCGAGGCGGACGCCCGCGGGCTGCCCGCCGCCGAAGCCGGTCGCGCCGCCGCCCTTGCCGTGCTGCGCACCGCCGCCCGCACCCTCGCCACCCCGGTCCCGGTGTGGACCGCGCACGCCGAGTACCTGCGGGCCGAACTGCTGCGGGCCGAGGCCCGGGACACCGTCGCCGACTGGACCGCCGTCGAGGAGTCCGTCCGCGCGCTGGAGCGCCCGTACCTGCTGGCCCGGGCCCGCTACCGGCTCGCGGAGGCCCTGCTGGCCGCCGGCGACCGGGAGCACGCGGCCGTCCTGCTCCGCGAGGCCCACGCCACCGCCGACCGGATCGGCTCACGACGGCTGCGTGAGGACCTGGCCCTGCTCTCCCGGCGCGCCCGGATCCCGCTGACCGCCGACGACACACCCCCGGAAGCCCCCGAACCGGAACCGGACCCGGCCGAGGCCCTCGGCCTGACCAGCCGCGAGCAGGACGTGCTGCGCCTGGTGGCGGCGGGCAGCACCAACCGAAGGATCGCCGAGGAGCTCTTCATCTCCCCGAAGACGGCGAGCGTGCACGTCTCGAACATCCTGGCCAAGCTGGGCGTCGCCGGCCGCGGCGAGGCGGCCGCCCTCGCCCACCGGCTACGGCTCTTCAGCCCGCCCGGCCCGGTCGGCCCGCCCGGTACGGGGCGGGTCAGTGATCGTCCGCGGGCTCCTCGTCCACGCGTATGA
- a CDS encoding GNAT family N-acetyltransferase, with the protein MFSIDLAEGAQLFPLEARHAEEFFAHIERGREFIGQYVGFPDRSPDVDSARAFLAKYAVKAGEDGARFFGIRLDGTLVGGVLFPNFDADGGNCEIGCWLEPAAAGRGLVTKACHVLIDYAFGERGMHRVEWHAATGNKKSLAVAERLGMTREGVMRENYLHRGVRQDTEVWSILAHEWAATRTS; encoded by the coding sequence ATGTTCTCGATAGACCTCGCCGAAGGTGCCCAGCTGTTCCCGCTGGAAGCCCGGCATGCCGAGGAGTTCTTCGCGCACATCGAACGCGGACGCGAGTTCATCGGCCAGTACGTCGGCTTCCCGGACCGCTCCCCGGACGTCGACTCCGCCAGGGCCTTCCTGGCCAAGTACGCCGTGAAGGCCGGTGAGGACGGCGCCCGCTTCTTCGGCATCCGTCTCGACGGCACCCTCGTGGGCGGCGTCCTCTTCCCCAACTTCGACGCGGACGGCGGGAACTGCGAGATCGGCTGCTGGCTGGAGCCCGCCGCGGCCGGCCGCGGCCTCGTGACCAAGGCCTGCCACGTCCTGATCGACTACGCCTTCGGCGAGCGCGGCATGCACCGCGTCGAGTGGCACGCGGCCACCGGCAACAAGAAGAGCCTCGCCGTCGCCGAACGCCTCGGCATGACCCGCGAGGGCGTCATGCGGGAGAACTACCTCCACCGGGGCGTCCGCCAGGACACCGAGGTCTGGTCGATCCTCGCCCACGAGTGGGCGGCCACCCGGACCTCCTGA
- a CDS encoding MMPL family transporter — MAVFARWCMRHRLLAVLIWLLVLGGTAAAAVTAGAVFSNDYEVPGTESGKANDLLREGFHGQGGDTDTIVWRAPDHQSARTPDIEQRMTRALDAVAALPGVGSVAGPYGPGPESAARISPDGRTAYAVVTFDRPADSVPKGQAKAVLDTAKNPTTEAGGLQVELGGRAIQLTEAPTAHLAEVIGVAVAALVLYLAFGSLAASLLPIATALVSVGTAYFGITLLGHAMPVADFAPMLGTLVGLGVGIDYALFIVTRHRKGLARGLPVEEAAAGAVATTGRAVVFAGATVCIALLGMLVLRLNFLNGVAIAACVTVVLTVAASVTLLPALLSFIGMRALSGRERRRLAAEGPQPERTSGFAARWSAFVERHPKLLGAVATAVMVVLALPTLSLHLGTSDQGNNPAGSTTRQAYDLLAEGFGPGANGPLTVVARLDGAGDRLAVDQLEQALRTTPGVASTGPAVFNRSGDTAVLTVVPDSAPQSRATSDLVDTLRQDVIPRAGQGNSMEIHVGGVTAAYDDFAEVIVGKLPLFVSVVIALGCLLLLLAFRSIGIPLKAAAMNVAAVASSFGVVVAIFQWGWGSERLGLGSAGPIEPFLPVIMVSVLFGLSMDYQVFLVSRMYEEWLETGDNRRAVRVGLAETSRVINSAAVIMISVFLAFVLSGDRIIAMFGIALAAAVALDAFVLRTLLVPALMHMLGGANWWLPAWLDRMLPRISIEPPEHRPHAKLPAQRSGEVLTTSEDDAEPATASR; from the coding sequence TTGGCAGTCTTCGCGCGGTGGTGCATGCGCCACCGCCTCCTCGCCGTCCTGATCTGGCTGCTCGTCCTCGGCGGGACCGCTGCGGCCGCAGTGACCGCCGGAGCGGTGTTCTCCAACGACTACGAGGTCCCCGGCACCGAGTCCGGCAAGGCGAACGACCTCCTGCGCGAAGGCTTCCACGGCCAGGGCGGCGACACCGACACCATCGTGTGGCGGGCCCCGGACCACCAGAGCGCGCGCACCCCGGACATCGAGCAGCGCATGACCCGGGCGCTCGACGCCGTCGCCGCGCTGCCCGGTGTCGGATCGGTCGCCGGACCCTACGGCCCCGGCCCCGAGAGCGCCGCACGCATCAGCCCCGACGGACGCACCGCCTATGCCGTGGTGACCTTCGACCGGCCGGCCGACTCCGTACCCAAGGGCCAGGCCAAGGCGGTCCTCGACACCGCGAAGAACCCCACCACCGAGGCCGGCGGACTCCAGGTCGAGCTGGGCGGCCGCGCCATCCAGCTCACCGAGGCCCCCACCGCACACCTCGCCGAGGTCATAGGCGTGGCCGTCGCGGCCCTCGTCCTCTACCTCGCCTTCGGCTCCCTCGCCGCGAGTCTGCTCCCCATCGCGACCGCCCTCGTCAGCGTCGGTACCGCCTATTTCGGCATCACCCTGCTCGGGCACGCGATGCCGGTCGCCGACTTCGCCCCCATGCTCGGCACCCTCGTCGGCCTCGGTGTCGGCATCGACTACGCGCTGTTCATCGTCACCCGGCACCGCAAGGGCCTCGCGCGGGGCCTCCCGGTGGAAGAGGCGGCGGCCGGGGCCGTCGCCACCACCGGCCGGGCCGTCGTCTTCGCCGGCGCCACCGTCTGCATCGCACTGCTCGGCATGCTGGTACTGCGCCTGAACTTCCTCAACGGCGTCGCGATAGCCGCGTGCGTGACGGTCGTCCTGACCGTCGCCGCCTCGGTCACCCTGCTGCCCGCCCTCCTCTCCTTCATAGGCATGCGCGCCCTCTCCGGCCGTGAACGCCGAAGGCTCGCCGCCGAGGGTCCGCAGCCCGAGCGGACCTCCGGCTTCGCCGCCCGCTGGTCGGCCTTCGTGGAGCGCCACCCCAAGCTGCTCGGTGCCGTCGCCACCGCCGTCATGGTGGTACTGGCCCTGCCCACCCTCTCCCTCCACCTCGGCACCTCCGACCAGGGCAACAACCCCGCCGGCTCGACCACCAGGCAGGCCTACGACCTGCTCGCGGAGGGCTTCGGGCCCGGCGCGAACGGGCCGCTCACCGTCGTCGCCCGCCTGGACGGCGCCGGGGACCGGCTCGCCGTGGACCAGCTGGAGCAGGCGCTCCGCACGACGCCGGGCGTCGCATCCACCGGCCCCGCCGTCTTCAACCGCAGCGGCGACACGGCCGTCCTGACCGTCGTACCGGACTCCGCCCCGCAGTCCAGGGCCACGAGCGACCTCGTCGACACGCTCCGCCAGGACGTCATCCCGCGTGCCGGCCAGGGCAACTCCATGGAGATCCACGTCGGCGGTGTGACGGCCGCCTACGACGACTTCGCGGAGGTCATCGTCGGGAAGCTGCCGCTCTTCGTCTCCGTGGTCATCGCCCTCGGCTGCCTGCTCCTGCTGCTGGCCTTCCGGTCCATCGGCATCCCGCTGAAGGCGGCGGCGATGAACGTCGCCGCCGTCGCCTCCTCCTTCGGCGTCGTGGTCGCGATCTTCCAGTGGGGCTGGGGCAGCGAACGGCTGGGCCTGGGCAGCGCGGGCCCCATCGAACCCTTCCTGCCCGTGATCATGGTGTCCGTCCTGTTCGGACTGTCCATGGACTACCAGGTCTTCCTCGTCAGCCGGATGTACGAGGAGTGGCTGGAGACCGGCGACAACCGGCGGGCCGTACGCGTCGGCCTCGCCGAGACCAGCCGGGTCATCAACTCGGCCGCCGTCATCATGATCTCCGTCTTCCTCGCCTTCGTGCTCAGCGGCGACCGGATCATCGCGATGTTCGGCATCGCGCTCGCCGCGGCCGTCGCCCTCGACGCCTTCGTGCTGCGCACCCTGCTCGTCCCGGCCCTGATGCACATGCTCGGCGGCGCCAACTGGTGGCTGCCCGCCTGGCTCGACCGGATGCTGCCCCGCATCAGCATCGAGCCCCCCGAACACCGGCCGCATGCGAAACTTCCGGCACAGCGGTCCGGCGAGGTCCTCACCACGAGCGAGGACGACGCCGAGCCCGCCACAGCCTCCCGGTGA
- a CDS encoding cupin domain-containing protein, with amino-acid sequence MNDDLTIYTGKAAPDAAADRGWLLGHFKDPADPRHSEDVEIKWGVHPKGDERERWATAEKRTALLVLISGRFRLEFPGRTVVLAEQGDYVLWGRGVDHSWYAEEDAVVLTVRWPSIPGYRVDEPEDRTGALSSEASGRTPAEI; translated from the coding sequence GTGAACGACGACCTCACCATCTACACCGGCAAGGCCGCCCCCGACGCCGCCGCAGACCGCGGCTGGCTCCTCGGCCACTTCAAGGACCCGGCCGATCCCCGTCACAGCGAGGACGTGGAGATCAAATGGGGCGTCCACCCCAAGGGCGACGAACGGGAGCGCTGGGCGACCGCCGAGAAGCGCACCGCACTGCTGGTCCTGATCAGCGGACGCTTCCGGCTGGAGTTCCCGGGGCGGACCGTCGTCCTCGCCGAACAGGGCGACTACGTGCTCTGGGGCCGCGGCGTCGACCACTCCTGGTACGCGGAGGAGGACGCGGTCGTCCTCACCGTCCGCTGGCCCTCGATCCCCGGCTACCGGGTGGACGAGCCCGAGGACCGAACCGGCGCCCTGTCCTCGGAGGCCTCCGGCCGGACCCCTGCCGAAATCTGA
- a CDS encoding GNAT family N-acetyltransferase — MDLDELLKVRARYDAEVREDAQPDGGDALVERVGGVVRQSVPGLGWNGVLWSDLDEETADAQIAAQVSFFAERGCPDFEWKLYEHDRPADLGARLRAAGFVPEPPETLMVGRVAELAQLPVEPPEGITLRVVTDEAGVDLMMRVHAGAFGTERPRIREALLSRLRDEPETIAAVVAMAGDTPVSAARMEMRPGTAFAGLWGGGTVPQWRGRGIYRLLVAHRARLAAELGIPYLQVDASDDSRPILERLGFGVMGVTVPYIWTRPGPDTD; from the coding sequence ATGGATCTTGATGAGCTGCTGAAGGTACGCGCCCGGTACGACGCCGAGGTGCGCGAGGACGCCCAACCGGACGGCGGGGACGCCCTCGTGGAGCGGGTGGGCGGGGTCGTCCGGCAGAGCGTGCCCGGCCTCGGGTGGAACGGCGTCCTCTGGTCGGACCTCGACGAGGAGACGGCGGATGCGCAGATCGCGGCGCAGGTGTCGTTCTTCGCGGAGCGCGGCTGCCCGGACTTCGAGTGGAAGCTGTACGAGCACGACCGGCCGGCGGACCTCGGGGCCCGGCTGCGTGCCGCGGGCTTCGTACCGGAGCCGCCGGAGACGCTGATGGTGGGACGGGTGGCCGAGCTCGCGCAGCTGCCGGTGGAGCCGCCGGAGGGGATCACCCTGCGGGTGGTGACGGACGAGGCCGGCGTCGACCTGATGATGCGGGTCCACGCGGGGGCCTTCGGCACGGAGCGGCCCCGGATCCGGGAGGCTCTGCTGAGCCGGCTGCGCGACGAGCCGGAGACCATCGCCGCGGTGGTCGCGATGGCGGGCGACACCCCGGTCAGCGCGGCCCGGATGGAGATGCGGCCGGGTACGGCCTTCGCGGGCCTGTGGGGCGGCGGCACGGTCCCGCAGTGGCGCGGCCGGGGCATCTACCGCCTGCTCGTCGCGCACCGCGCGCGCCTGGCGGCGGAGCTCGGCATCCCGTACCTGCAGGTGGACGCCTCGGACGACAGCCGCCCGATCCTGGAACGGCTGGGCTTCGGGGTGATGGGCGTGACGGTGCCGTACATCTGGACGCGGCCCGGCCCGGACACGGACTGA
- a CDS encoding DinB family protein yields the protein MERISPPLTGDERETLRAYLDYHRATLARKCEGLTDEQLRRASMPPSTLSLLGLVRHMAEVERHWFRRVVGGEELPHLWSDSHDFQAAYDASGSSRAEAFTAWQEEMAHARRIEAAAESLEVTAYVPRWEEEASLRLVMLHLVHEYARHNGHADFLREAIDGVTGA from the coding sequence ATGGAACGCATCAGCCCGCCCCTGACCGGGGACGAACGCGAAACCCTCCGGGCCTACCTCGACTACCACCGGGCCACCCTCGCCCGGAAGTGCGAGGGCCTCACCGACGAGCAGCTGCGCCGCGCTTCGATGCCCCCGTCCACCCTGTCCCTGTTGGGCCTCGTACGGCACATGGCCGAGGTGGAACGGCACTGGTTCCGCCGGGTCGTCGGCGGCGAGGAACTCCCGCACCTGTGGTCGGACAGCCACGACTTCCAGGCCGCCTACGACGCCTCCGGCTCCAGCCGCGCCGAGGCGTTCACCGCCTGGCAGGAGGAGATGGCGCACGCCCGCCGCATCGAGGCGGCCGCCGAGTCCCTGGAGGTGACGGCGTACGTGCCGCGCTGGGAGGAGGAGGCCTCGCTGCGCCTGGTCATGCTCCACCTCGTCCACGAGTACGCCCGCCACAACGGCCACGCCGATTTCCTGCGCGAGGCGATCGACGGCGTGACCGGCGCCTAG
- a CDS encoding siderophore-interacting protein, whose translation MAVGKGWEGVVLKLLRGKDFTFTVTGSEDVTEHYRRVYFTDGGLLAAAGESLHPTMWVRVWFQNADKPHQRAYTLVDPDPEAGTFCFEFALHDGVASAWARGAQPGDTIEATVQGTGFTAPAPAPERLLVIGDPASLPAINSLLDSFPELPATIWFETQHTSDAELPVRLDADRHDIRRVPRDGTALADRVRAELPELLGPDPASGYVWLACDTATTRTLTAYLRKDLGLPKQRVNGLGYWRAA comes from the coding sequence ATGGCGGTCGGCAAGGGTTGGGAGGGCGTGGTCCTCAAGCTCCTGCGGGGCAAGGACTTCACGTTCACGGTGACCGGGTCGGAAGACGTCACGGAGCACTACCGCCGGGTGTACTTCACCGACGGCGGACTGCTGGCCGCCGCCGGCGAATCGCTGCACCCGACGATGTGGGTGCGGGTCTGGTTCCAGAACGCGGACAAGCCGCACCAGCGGGCGTACACGCTGGTCGACCCGGATCCCGAGGCCGGCACCTTCTGCTTCGAGTTCGCGCTCCACGACGGCGTCGCCAGCGCCTGGGCGCGGGGCGCCCAGCCGGGCGACACCATCGAGGCCACCGTCCAGGGCACCGGATTCACCGCCCCGGCTCCGGCGCCGGAACGCCTGCTGGTCATCGGCGACCCCGCGTCCCTTCCGGCGATCAACTCGCTGCTGGACTCCTTCCCCGAGCTGCCCGCGACCATCTGGTTCGAGACCCAGCACACCTCCGACGCGGAGCTGCCCGTACGCCTGGACGCGGACCGGCACGACATCCGCCGGGTCCCGCGCGACGGTACGGCGCTGGCCGACCGGGTCCGGGCCGAGCTGCCGGAGCTGCTCGGACCGGACCCGGCATCCGGGTACGTCTGGCTGGCCTGCGACACGGCCACGACCCGCACCCTGACGGCCTACCTGCGCAAGGACCTCGGCCTGCCCAAGCAGCGGGTGAACGGCCTGGGTTACTGGCGGGCCGCCTAG